From one Solanum stenotomum isolate F172 chromosome 12, ASM1918654v1, whole genome shotgun sequence genomic stretch:
- the LOC125849125 gene encoding uncharacterized protein LOC125849125 isoform X2 — MAVISGSELKSSKMKSSPMKKRKQKSDPDAADAKSCHQCRQKTTAFVVGCKNKQKDKLCAMNVCHKCLSNRYGEKATEVSLLEDWKCPKCRGICNCSLCMKKRGCPPTGQLVHTAKATGYSSVSDMLQFTGIDNIDQVKVLKDKSGSRKKINISNNEEIIVSSEISKKENCIEEVSDINVNSFALSKNPSDKQSAGCKRKKASVKPDGTLSKDNVVNDLDGPNNGEKKPKKLMQRQPKSEFDSKRGDSASVKETLSEESQDFRKNKEERFRKEGSVKDNIIENNDPFALTPFPQGTAVTAVGDIDLQPGDVGNALQFLEFCMVFGKILGIKKGQPEAVLRDILQGRSTRRGKCSVTIQFLSSLLSFLKEEEEEISSAETLTEGKNSWYDDIKMLISKSPSVARTMGLVSLGNDVEEFENLNPSEKLKMLSFICDEVLGTGKIRDWIDDQNSNFAVKAKEAKEKVVAAKNEEKRLKQKMQNEVAQAIIAKSGALLSLSEHEAIFSEIKRELAEAHASVVESMNTYSKCNQRSEAVRTEPFFSGTDGKVYWTLKCYGDKSILLCQDVGTGDTAASDEKWSAFDAEQKEIIEKHINSLRVKRRVRTPKVQQKLLSQENEATPQDLTDITGTSMEECNEEQLV; from the exons ATGGCCGTGATTTCAGGTTCTGAGCTAAAGAGTAGTAAAATGAAGAGCTCCCCtatgaagaaaagaaagcaaaaaTCTGACCCGGATGCTGCTGATGCCAAGTCATGTCACCAG TGCCGCCAAAAGACTACTGCCTTTGTGGTTGGGTGTAAGAACAAGCAAAAAGATAAGCTCTGTGCAATGAATGTATGTCATAAATGCCTATCAAACAG GTATGGTGAGAAGGCAACGGAAGTATCACTTTTGGAGGATTGGAAATGCCCAAAATGCAGAGGCATTTGTAACTGCAGTCTTTGCAT GAAGAAACGGGGTTGCCCACCCACTGGTCAACTTGTGCACACAGCGAAGGCAACTGGATATTCTTCTGTTTCAGATATGCTGCAGTTTACTGGGATTGACAATATTGATCAAGTCAAAGTTCTGAAAGACAAGAGTGGCTCACGGAAAAAGATCAATATTTCAAACAAT GAGGAAATCATAGTTTCTTCAGAAATTAGCAAGAAGGAAAATTGTATTGAAGAGGTGAGTGACATAAATGTGAATTCTTTTGCCTTGTCGAAAAATCCTAGTGATAAACAATCTGCGGGATGCAAAAGGAAAAAGGCTAGTGTAAAGCCTGATGGCACATTGTCAAAGGATAATGTAGTGAATGACCTTGATGGTCCAAATAATGGTgaaaagaaaccaaaaaaattgaTGCAAAGACAGCCAAAATCAGAATTTGACAGCAAGAGAGGTGATTCTGCATCAGTGAAAGAAACTCTATCAGAAGAGTCTCAAGATTTCAGAAAGAACAAGGAGGAAAGATTTCGCAAGGAAGGTTCTGTGAAAGATAACATTATTGAAAATAATGATCCTTTTGCCTTGACTCCATTTCCCCAGGGAACTGCTGTGACAGCTGTTGGTGACATTGATTTACAGCCAGGAGATGTTGGGAATGCTTTACAATTTTTAGAGTTTTGTATGGTTTTCGGAAAG ATACTAGGCATCAAGAAGGGGCAACCAGAAGCTGTTCTCAGAGATATATTGCAGGGGAGAAGTACGCGACGTGGAAAATGTTCTGTGACGATACAGTTTCTTAGTAGCTTACTATCTTTCCtgaaagaggaggaagaggaaat atctTCAGCAGAAACCTTGACAGAAGGGAAAAACTCATGGTATGATGATATCAAAATGTTGATCTCGAAATCCCCCAGTGTTGCAAGAACCATGGGATTAGTTTCTTTAGGTAATGATGTTGAAGAATTTGAGAACTTGAATCCCTCAGAAAAGCTGAAGATGTTATCTTTTATCTGCGATGAAGTTCTTGGAACTGG aAAGATAAGGGACTGGATTGATGATCAAAACTCAAACTTTGCTGTAAAGGCAAaggaagcaaaagaaaaagttgttgCTGCAAAAAATGAG GAGAAGCGCCTGAAGCAGAAAATGCAGAATGAGGTAGCTCAAGCCATTATTGCAAAGAGTGGTGCTCTACTCTCATTATCAGAACATGAAGCAATTTTTTCTGAAATTAAACGTGAATTAGCAGAAGCTCATGCTTCTGTGGTGGAGTCAATGAACACTTACTCCAAGT GTAATCAAAGATCCGAAGCTGTTAGGACGGAGCCTTTCTTTTCAGGCACTGATGGTAAAGTGTATTGGACACTAAAATGCTATGGTGACAAATCCATTCTTTTATGTCAAG ATGTAGGAACCGGTGATACTGCTGCATCAGATGAAAAATGGTCTGCTTTTGATGCTGAACAGAAAGAAATCATTGAGAAGCACATTAATTCTTTAAG GGTAAAGAGGAGGGTTAGAACTCCCAAGGTGCAGCAGAAACTTCTATCTCAGGAGAATGAAGCTACCCCTCAAGATCTTACTGATATTACTGGCACTTCCATGGAGGAATGTAATGAAGAGCAGCTTGTCTGA
- the LOC125849125 gene encoding uncharacterized protein LOC125849125 isoform X1 yields the protein MAVISGSELKSSKMKSSPMKKRKQKSDPDAADAKSCHQCRQKTTAFVVGCKNKQKDKLCAMNVCHKCLSNRYGEKATEVSLLEDWKCPKCRGICNCSLCMKKRGCPPTGQLVHTAKATGYSSVSDMLQFTGIDNIDQVKVLKDKSGSRKKINISNNEEIIVSSEISKKENCIEEVSDINVNSFALSKNPSDKQSAGCKRKKASVKPDGTLSKDNVVNDLDGPNNGEKKPKKLMQRQPKSEFDSKRGDSASVKETLSEESQDFRKNKEERFRKEGSVKDNIIENNDPFALTPFPQGTAVTAVGDIDLQPGDVGNALQFLEFCMVFGKILGIKKGQPEAVLRDILQGRSTRRGKCSVTIQFLSSLLSFLKEEEEEISSAETLTEGKNSWYDDIKMLISKSPSVARTMGLVSLGNDVEEFENLNPSEKLKMLSFICDEVLGTGKIRDWIDDQNSNFAVKAKEAKEKVVAAKNEEKRLKQKMQNEVAQAIIAKSGALLSLSEHEAIFSEIKRELAEAHASVVESMNTYSKCNQRSEAVRTEPFFSGTDGKVYWTLKCYGDKSILLCQDVGTGDTAASDEKWSAFDAEQKEIIEKHINSLRRRVKRRVRTPKVQQKLLSQENEATPQDLTDITGTSMEECNEEQLV from the exons ATGGCCGTGATTTCAGGTTCTGAGCTAAAGAGTAGTAAAATGAAGAGCTCCCCtatgaagaaaagaaagcaaaaaTCTGACCCGGATGCTGCTGATGCCAAGTCATGTCACCAG TGCCGCCAAAAGACTACTGCCTTTGTGGTTGGGTGTAAGAACAAGCAAAAAGATAAGCTCTGTGCAATGAATGTATGTCATAAATGCCTATCAAACAG GTATGGTGAGAAGGCAACGGAAGTATCACTTTTGGAGGATTGGAAATGCCCAAAATGCAGAGGCATTTGTAACTGCAGTCTTTGCAT GAAGAAACGGGGTTGCCCACCCACTGGTCAACTTGTGCACACAGCGAAGGCAACTGGATATTCTTCTGTTTCAGATATGCTGCAGTTTACTGGGATTGACAATATTGATCAAGTCAAAGTTCTGAAAGACAAGAGTGGCTCACGGAAAAAGATCAATATTTCAAACAAT GAGGAAATCATAGTTTCTTCAGAAATTAGCAAGAAGGAAAATTGTATTGAAGAGGTGAGTGACATAAATGTGAATTCTTTTGCCTTGTCGAAAAATCCTAGTGATAAACAATCTGCGGGATGCAAAAGGAAAAAGGCTAGTGTAAAGCCTGATGGCACATTGTCAAAGGATAATGTAGTGAATGACCTTGATGGTCCAAATAATGGTgaaaagaaaccaaaaaaattgaTGCAAAGACAGCCAAAATCAGAATTTGACAGCAAGAGAGGTGATTCTGCATCAGTGAAAGAAACTCTATCAGAAGAGTCTCAAGATTTCAGAAAGAACAAGGAGGAAAGATTTCGCAAGGAAGGTTCTGTGAAAGATAACATTATTGAAAATAATGATCCTTTTGCCTTGACTCCATTTCCCCAGGGAACTGCTGTGACAGCTGTTGGTGACATTGATTTACAGCCAGGAGATGTTGGGAATGCTTTACAATTTTTAGAGTTTTGTATGGTTTTCGGAAAG ATACTAGGCATCAAGAAGGGGCAACCAGAAGCTGTTCTCAGAGATATATTGCAGGGGAGAAGTACGCGACGTGGAAAATGTTCTGTGACGATACAGTTTCTTAGTAGCTTACTATCTTTCCtgaaagaggaggaagaggaaat atctTCAGCAGAAACCTTGACAGAAGGGAAAAACTCATGGTATGATGATATCAAAATGTTGATCTCGAAATCCCCCAGTGTTGCAAGAACCATGGGATTAGTTTCTTTAGGTAATGATGTTGAAGAATTTGAGAACTTGAATCCCTCAGAAAAGCTGAAGATGTTATCTTTTATCTGCGATGAAGTTCTTGGAACTGG aAAGATAAGGGACTGGATTGATGATCAAAACTCAAACTTTGCTGTAAAGGCAAaggaagcaaaagaaaaagttgttgCTGCAAAAAATGAG GAGAAGCGCCTGAAGCAGAAAATGCAGAATGAGGTAGCTCAAGCCATTATTGCAAAGAGTGGTGCTCTACTCTCATTATCAGAACATGAAGCAATTTTTTCTGAAATTAAACGTGAATTAGCAGAAGCTCATGCTTCTGTGGTGGAGTCAATGAACACTTACTCCAAGT GTAATCAAAGATCCGAAGCTGTTAGGACGGAGCCTTTCTTTTCAGGCACTGATGGTAAAGTGTATTGGACACTAAAATGCTATGGTGACAAATCCATTCTTTTATGTCAAG ATGTAGGAACCGGTGATACTGCTGCATCAGATGAAAAATGGTCTGCTTTTGATGCTGAACAGAAAGAAATCATTGAGAAGCACATTAATTCTTTAAG GCGCAGGGTAAAGAGGAGGGTTAGAACTCCCAAGGTGCAGCAGAAACTTCTATCTCAGGAGAATGAAGCTACCCCTCAAGATCTTACTGATATTACTGGCACTTCCATGGAGGAATGTAATGAAGAGCAGCTTGTCTGA